From Proteiniborus sp. MB09-C3, the proteins below share one genomic window:
- a CDS encoding folylpolyglutamate synthase/dihydrofolate synthase family protein — protein MNYREAIEYIHGTKKFGSKLGLDNIRELLGLLGNPHNDLKFIHVAGTNGKGSTSSFIANILVEGGYKVGLFTSPYLEVFNERMRINNQDIDDDSLAKITLKVKEKVDVMLAKGMTHPTEFEIVTAIAMQYYKEENVDFVVLEVGLGGRFDSTNVIESSLASVITTISMDHTDILGDTIGKIAYEKAGIIKDNGFIISYPQDKEAQEVIIKVAEEKNAKLAFVPIVNLEIIEATEFGSKFSFEYKNIKMPDLEIQLIGTHQLQNAATALTTILALREEGYMSITDEAIRKGLKGTKWSGRLEVLRRNPTFLIDGAHNIQGIQALKKTLKDIFSYDRLILGVAILADKDVDHMIEELVPIADKVVVTEANIFRAMKADDLAAKIKKYNGNIIIESNIEKAVQIAFEQATEKDLIVFSGSLYLIGDVRTIVNKMQ, from the coding sequence ATGAACTACAGAGAAGCTATAGAATATATACATGGGACAAAAAAATTTGGTAGTAAGCTCGGGCTTGACAACATAAGAGAATTGTTGGGATTACTAGGTAATCCACATAATGACCTTAAATTTATCCATGTGGCAGGTACTAATGGCAAGGGGTCTACATCATCTTTTATTGCAAATATCCTTGTAGAAGGAGGATATAAAGTAGGATTATTTACATCGCCCTATTTAGAGGTATTTAACGAGAGAATGAGGATAAATAATCAAGACATAGATGATGACAGCTTAGCTAAAATAACCTTAAAAGTAAAGGAAAAGGTTGATGTAATGCTAGCTAAGGGTATGACTCACCCAACAGAATTTGAAATAGTAACTGCTATAGCTATGCAATATTATAAAGAAGAAAATGTTGATTTTGTCGTTCTTGAGGTAGGTCTTGGGGGTAGATTTGACTCTACAAATGTCATTGAAAGCTCCTTAGCATCGGTTATTACAACTATTTCAATGGATCATACGGATATACTAGGTGATACCATAGGAAAAATTGCCTATGAAAAGGCAGGAATAATAAAGGATAATGGGTTTATAATTAGCTATCCACAGGATAAAGAAGCGCAGGAAGTTATAATTAAAGTAGCAGAAGAGAAAAATGCCAAGCTTGCATTTGTTCCTATAGTAAATTTAGAGATTATAGAGGCTACTGAATTTGGAAGTAAATTTAGCTTTGAATATAAAAATATTAAGATGCCTGATTTAGAAATTCAGCTTATAGGCACACATCAGCTACAAAATGCGGCAACTGCATTAACAACAATATTGGCTCTTAGAGAAGAAGGATATATGTCTATAACAGATGAAGCCATTAGAAAAGGTCTGAAGGGAACAAAGTGGAGTGGAAGGCTTGAGGTTTTAAGAAGAAATCCAACATTTCTCATTGATGGTGCCCATAATATTCAAGGTATACAGGCACTTAAAAAGACTTTAAAGGACATATTTAGCTATGACAGGCTTATATTAGGTGTGGCTATATTAGCAGATAAGGATGTAGACCATATGATAGAAGAACTAGTTCCAATTGCAGATAAGGTAGTTGTTACAGAGGCTAATATATTTAGAGCAATGAAGGCAGATGACTTGGCAGCAAAAATTAAAAAATATAATGGTAATATAATTATAGAAAGTAATATAGAAAAAGCTGTACAAATAGCCTTTGAACAAGCAACTGAAAAGGATTTGATTGTATTTTCTGGTTCTTTGTATTTAATCGGAGATGTGAGAACAATAGTAAATAAAATGCAGTAA
- a CDS encoding Na/Pi symporter — protein MRNIYLVSFLGIAGGLTLFLFGISQMSKSFEGVISYKIKHRIDKITSSKIGGVFIGIFITALLHSSSATTIIVISLVHGNLLSIYNSIPIIMGANIGTTFTAQLLAFEVQNISIYLFMAGILLMIVLRNKKHHIIWKIVLSLAFIFAGMDVITYSISQIKSTKFFFSIIRYLSRSKGMSILAGFILTAVIQSSTTGITILQVMTASNIISIESAIPIILGQNIGTCVDTVIGSLATNKVGKQAAFVHVLFNLSGVIIFYFLIDYFCAFVVKLSPNNPARQIANAHTIFNIVTTIILLPFSSILLYISQKVIGEK, from the coding sequence ATGAGAAATATTTATCTTGTTTCATTTTTAGGTATTGCTGGAGGGCTTACATTGTTTCTATTTGGTATTAGTCAGATGTCTAAATCCTTTGAAGGAGTTATCTCATATAAAATAAAGCATAGAATAGATAAGATTACATCAAGTAAAATAGGTGGAGTTTTTATAGGTATTTTTATCACTGCCCTTCTTCATAGCAGTAGTGCAACCACGATTATTGTTATTAGCTTAGTTCATGGAAATCTATTAAGCATATATAACTCTATCCCTATAATAATGGGAGCAAATATCGGAACCACATTTACTGCCCAATTATTAGCCTTTGAAGTTCAAAATATTTCAATATATCTTTTTATGGCAGGAATATTGTTGATGATTGTTTTGAGAAATAAAAAACATCATATAATATGGAAAATCGTGTTAAGTCTAGCTTTTATCTTTGCAGGCATGGATGTAATCACTTATTCTATATCTCAAATTAAATCTACAAAATTCTTTTTTAGTATTATAAGATATCTTAGCAGAAGTAAAGGCATGTCAATATTGGCAGGCTTTATATTAACTGCTGTTATTCAAAGCAGCACAACTGGTATAACTATACTTCAGGTAATGACTGCTAGTAATATTATAAGCATTGAATCTGCAATTCCAATTATTTTGGGTCAAAACATTGGTACCTGTGTAGATACTGTTATAGGAAGTCTTGCGACAAATAAAGTAGGTAAACAGGCAGCTTTTGTGCATGTACTGTTTAATTTATCTGGTGTAATCATTTTTTATTTTTTAATTGATTATTTTTGTGCATTTGTTGTAAAATTATCTCCTAATAATCCTGCGAGACAGATAGCTAATGCTCATACAATATTCAATATAGTAACCACTATTATTTTGCTTCCTTTTTCGTCTATATTGCTGTATATTTCTCAAAAAGTAATTGGAGAGAAATAA
- a CDS encoding DUF4364 family protein, protein MFVDNSKELAQYKLLILYILDNAEIPMNNSEITQFLLENNYMNYFLAQQFISELVSSKFIEFSTKDGQEYYHLSRAGRDTLSFFNDRIPQSLKDEVNKKYQKKKEEMIKDSQIVGNYYKKNESEYIVNLKVIEKDINLFSMSLNVVSNKQAKMICNNWKESPHEIYKKIIELLIDE, encoded by the coding sequence ATGTTTGTTGACAATAGTAAAGAATTAGCACAGTATAAGCTTCTTATTTTATACATACTAGATAATGCTGAAATCCCAATGAACAACTCAGAAATTACTCAATTTTTACTAGAAAATAACTATATGAATTATTTCCTAGCGCAACAGTTTATAAGTGAACTAGTAAGCTCTAAATTTATTGAGTTTTCTACAAAGGATGGACAAGAGTACTATCATCTGTCCCGTGCAGGAAGGGATACTCTTAGCTTTTTCAACGATAGGATACCTCAATCCCTAAAAGATGAGGTAAACAAAAAATATCAAAAGAAAAAAGAAGAAATGATAAAGGATAGCCAAATCGTCGGAAATTATTATAAAAAAAATGAATCAGAATATATTGTAAATTTAAAGGTAATAGAAAAAGACATTAATTTATTTAGTATGTCATTAAATGTCGTTTCAAATAAACAGGCAAAAATGATATGCAATAACTGGAAAGAAAGTCCTCATGAAATTTACAAAAAAATAATAGAACTGTTAATAGATGAATAG
- a CDS encoding polysaccharide deacetylase family protein, translating to MRKTIKFISIALILLLLVAGCSGNTSKTKADNDSMSDNQAQQNNEGKVDNNENEQEKDEEENSYVDPKEKIDLSLKPNEAGQIMVLMYHNIGKEEAEWVRTPENFKKDLKTLYEKGYRPISLEDFVNNNINVEAGLTPVVLTFDDGNQNNFNIIEKDGEKIVDPDCVVGILEEFSREHPDFPLKATFFVFGSNPFRQPELVEYKLNYLVEKGFDIGNHTLEHNDMSKINDANKIQKVIGEQAAFLESYVSGYKVNTYALSYGARPKDKSLYSYLQKGEYEGKSYENIAVLNVGWDPSVSPIDKAFDPYSIHRVRASETKVDGVGMYDWLAVMDKNPDRRYISDGNPDIVTVPKKLEEKVDKDKLGDKELYIYEE from the coding sequence TTGAGGAAAACAATTAAATTCATTTCAATTGCATTAATTCTTTTATTGTTAGTAGCAGGATGTTCAGGAAATACTAGTAAAACAAAAGCAGATAATGATTCTATGTCAGACAATCAAGCTCAGCAAAATAATGAAGGAAAAGTAGATAACAATGAAAATGAACAAGAGAAAGATGAAGAAGAAAATAGCTATGTAGATCCAAAAGAAAAAATTGATTTGTCTCTTAAACCAAATGAAGCAGGACAGATAATGGTGCTTATGTATCACAATATAGGAAAAGAAGAGGCCGAATGGGTTAGAACTCCAGAAAATTTCAAAAAAGATTTAAAAACACTATATGAAAAGGGATATAGACCTATTAGCCTTGAGGATTTTGTCAATAATAATATCAATGTTGAAGCTGGGTTAACACCAGTAGTATTAACTTTTGATGATGGAAATCAGAACAATTTCAATATCATTGAGAAAGATGGAGAAAAAATAGTTGACCCTGATTGTGTAGTAGGAATTTTAGAGGAATTTAGCAGAGAGCATCCAGATTTTCCGTTAAAGGCTACATTTTTTGTATTTGGTTCAAATCCTTTTAGACAGCCAGAATTAGTAGAATACAAATTAAACTATTTAGTAGAAAAAGGATTTGATATCGGAAACCATACATTAGAGCATAATGATATGTCCAAGATTAATGATGCTAATAAGATTCAAAAGGTTATAGGTGAGCAGGCAGCATTTTTAGAAAGCTATGTTTCAGGCTATAAAGTAAACACCTATGCACTTAGCTACGGTGCAAGGCCTAAGGATAAATCATTGTATTCATATCTTCAGAAAGGAGAATATGAAGGAAAATCTTATGAAAACATTGCAGTCTTAAATGTTGGCTGGGACCCATCTGTATCACCTATAGATAAAGCCTTTGATCCTTATTCAATACATAGAGTAAGGGCAAGTGAAACGAAGGTAGATGGTGTTGGAATGTATGACTGGCTTGCAGTAATGGATAAAAATCCAGATAGAAGATATATAAGCGACGGAAATCCAGATATAGTGACAGTTCCAAAAAAACTGGAAGAAAAAGTGGACAAGGATAAGCTAGGCGATAAAGAACTTTATATTTATGAGGAGTAG
- a CDS encoding YncE family protein: MELRGNKLIVANTGSDSISIINIDTYSLLDTIYLSESMKIKDKETSNGPYVGPHHICFKEDNIIYSANSYNNSVYKINITFKKTEDMVFVGSFPSHLVRHNGLIYVTNSDSNSISVIEESAFNVIENIPAGERPHDIKVDKINNRLFISNNNGYSIDIIDLSQNTERKIKLKYNPVHVAIDDDIMFVLSPPSNGMVDSKLIIYSLKEEKEIKVIDVQGVIVDMVITEDKKTAYVTNVEDGYLYEVDLFEYKIRSAYNIGGMPNNIIKKNDELFISDALNNRVVIFNYPKSKIICSLNVGIEPNGLIII; encoded by the coding sequence TTGGAGCTGCGTGGAAATAAACTTATAGTTGCAAATACAGGTAGTGATTCAATATCTATTATCAATATTGATACTTATAGCTTATTAGATACTATATATCTCAGTGAGTCAATGAAAATAAAGGATAAAGAAACCTCCAACGGGCCATATGTAGGACCTCATCATATATGCTTTAAAGAGGATAATATTATTTACTCTGCAAATTCTTATAACAATAGTGTATATAAAATAAATATTACTTTTAAAAAAACAGAGGACATGGTATTTGTAGGCAGCTTTCCTAGTCATTTAGTTCGTCACAACGGTTTAATATATGTAACAAATAGCGATTCGAATTCAATATCTGTAATAGAAGAAAGTGCATTTAATGTAATTGAGAATATTCCAGCAGGTGAGAGACCTCATGATATAAAAGTAGATAAAATAAACAACAGATTATTTATTTCAAATAACAATGGATATAGTATAGATATAATTGATTTGTCTCAAAATACTGAAAGAAAAATCAAGTTGAAATATAATCCAGTTCATGTTGCTATTGATGATGATATTATGTTTGTATTATCCCCGCCTTCTAATGGTATGGTAGATAGTAAACTAATAATATATTCATTGAAGGAAGAAAAGGAAATTAAAGTGATTGACGTACAGGGAGTAATAGTCGATATGGTTATTACAGAGGATAAAAAAACAGCATATGTAACTAATGTAGAGGATGGCTATTTGTATGAAGTCGATTTATTTGAATATAAAATAAGGTCTGCATATAACATAGGTGGGATGCCAAACAATATAATAAAGAAGAATGATGAACTATTTATTTCTGATGCGCTTAATAATAGGGTTGTGATTTTTAATTATCCTAAGAGTAAAATAATATGCAGCTTAAATGTTGGTATTGAACCTAATGGTTTAATCATAATTTAA
- a CDS encoding alpha/beta-type small acid-soluble spore protein produces the protein MAGSNRIVVPEARMALNQMKAEIASELGLTNYESIDKGNLSSRQNGYVGGYMTKRLVETAQRSLAGK, from the coding sequence ATGGCTGGATCAAATAGAATAGTAGTTCCTGAAGCAAGAATGGCTTTAAACCAAATGAAAGCTGAAATCGCTAGCGAGCTAGGTTTAACTAACTATGAATCAATAGATAAAGGAAACCTAAGCTCAAGACAAAATGGATACGTTGGCGGTTATATGACTAAGAGATTAGTAGAAACAGCTCAAAGAAGCTTAGCAGGTAAATAA
- a CDS encoding sigma 54-interacting transcriptional regulator: MNNTFTSVGTAPFGFAIINKEYKVQYLNDDFSRILQYSKESVLNKNLELFLPHIKSFTLKADSEIKKIRTSLGQEIAVQTKCIPNLMKDNFLVFCYDFSNYEFLLKQLNESNEKIYLYQSMLNNLQDGIFVTDEKGKTLFVNDAFLSLSGLKRYDIIGKTVYYLMSHKIVPNSCCAKVLETKSPSSTLNHYYHGKSCLVSGSPVLDSNNQLKMVVSVIRDVSELELLRQRLEAEKSLALSYKAKLKQLEENNHSQPLVTKSKPMTDIYEKAFKVANIDSSVLILGETGVGKDFLANYIHKISKRSEEGPFLKINCGAIPEHLLESELFGYEAGAFTGASRNGKAGLFELANNGTLFLDEIGDMPYSLQVKLLSAIQDKKMYRIGGSKVINFNCRIIAATNADLLELVEQKRFRIDLYYRLNVINVTIPPLRHRKEDIIPLAMEFLNQFNEQYGNSRYFASKTLELFLIYDWPGNIREMKNLVERLVVISDKNCIEPEMFYEQILDKSKINYESFFVRSLSKESIEQGNLKQKLESYEAHLVKEAIDKFRTLKEASDYLDIDLSTLVRKKKKYNI, from the coding sequence ATGAATAATACTTTTACATCTGTAGGTACTGCACCATTTGGCTTTGCAATAATAAATAAAGAGTATAAGGTACAATACCTTAATGATGACTTCTCAAGGATTTTACAATACTCAAAGGAAAGCGTTTTGAACAAAAATTTAGAGCTTTTTCTGCCACATATTAAAAGCTTTACTTTGAAAGCTGATTCTGAAATAAAAAAAATACGAACTTCTTTGGGACAAGAAATTGCTGTTCAAACAAAATGCATTCCTAATCTAATGAAGGATAATTTTTTAGTATTCTGCTATGATTTCTCAAATTATGAGTTTTTACTCAAGCAATTAAATGAATCCAATGAAAAAATATATCTTTATCAATCAATGTTAAATAATTTACAGGATGGGATTTTTGTAACTGATGAGAAGGGTAAAACATTGTTTGTAAATGATGCATTTTTATCATTATCAGGGCTAAAAAGATATGATATTATCGGTAAAACTGTATACTATCTAATGAGTCACAAAATTGTCCCTAACTCTTGCTGCGCTAAGGTACTAGAAACCAAATCGCCTTCCTCAACCTTAAATCACTATTACCATGGAAAAAGCTGCCTCGTTTCTGGCAGCCCAGTTCTTGATTCTAATAATCAGCTTAAAATGGTGGTTTCTGTTATAAGAGATGTTTCTGAACTTGAACTACTAAGGCAAAGACTCGAAGCAGAAAAATCTTTAGCCTTAAGTTATAAAGCTAAACTAAAGCAGCTAGAAGAGAACAACCACTCACAGCCTTTAGTTACTAAAAGCAAACCCATGACCGATATTTATGAAAAAGCTTTTAAGGTGGCAAATATAGACAGTTCTGTACTCATACTTGGAGAAACTGGGGTTGGCAAAGACTTTTTAGCTAATTATATACACAAAATAAGTAAAAGAAGTGAAGAAGGCCCTTTTTTAAAAATCAACTGTGGAGCTATTCCTGAGCACTTACTAGAATCTGAGTTGTTTGGATATGAGGCAGGAGCTTTTACTGGAGCTAGCAGAAATGGAAAAGCTGGGCTATTTGAATTAGCGAACAATGGAACTCTTTTTTTAGATGAAATTGGCGATATGCCTTATAGCTTGCAGGTAAAGCTATTAAGTGCTATACAGGATAAGAAAATGTATCGAATTGGAGGCAGTAAAGTTATTAACTTTAATTGTAGAATAATAGCTGCTACAAATGCAGATCTATTAGAATTAGTTGAGCAGAAAAGGTTTCGTATTGATTTATACTATCGTCTAAATGTTATAAATGTAACTATACCACCTTTGAGACATAGAAAAGAAGATATTATACCTTTAGCTATGGAATTTTTAAATCAGTTCAATGAACAGTATGGAAACAGTAGGTATTTTGCTTCTAAAACTCTAGAACTGTTCTTAATCTATGATTGGCCTGGAAATATAAGAGAAATGAAAAACCTAGTAGAAAGACTAGTCGTAATATCAGACAAAAATTGTATTGAACCGGAAATGTTTTATGAGCAAATTTTAGATAAGTCAAAAATCAATTATGAAAGTTTTTTTGTTAGAAGCTTAAGTAAAGAAAGTATAGAGCAGGGCAATCTCAAGCAAAAACTTGAAAGCTACGAAGCTCATTTAGTAAAAGAAGCTATAGATAAATTTAGAACTTTAAAAGAAGCATCCGATTATTTAGACATAGATTTATCAACACTTGTACGAAAAAAGAAAAAGTATAATATCTGA
- a CDS encoding pyridoxamine 5'-phosphate oxidase family protein, translated as MDKRLNTAELKHNIKQFLDENNLASLATCGNNIPRCSPVQYFTGDNMDIYVISSGGDKFNNIQDNPNVCLLVNTEYLDYKKIKGVQVFGQAHTSLKHSDLVDEAKKHAPYEQLLAIEKDWINIIKIIPDEIVYLDALNGDRTKQILKNDQVIEKQDRVLSMH; from the coding sequence ATGGATAAAAGACTCAATACTGCAGAACTAAAACACAATATTAAACAGTTTTTAGATGAAAACAATCTAGCTTCATTAGCCACATGCGGAAACAATATACCTAGATGCAGCCCTGTACAATATTTTACTGGAGATAATATGGACATATATGTGATATCCTCTGGAGGGGACAAATTCAACAATATTCAGGATAATCCCAATGTGTGTCTACTAGTGAATACAGAGTATTTAGATTATAAAAAGATAAAGGGAGTGCAGGTATTTGGCCAGGCGCATACTAGTCTGAAGCATTCAGATTTAGTAGATGAAGCTAAAAAGCATGCTCCATATGAGCAGCTATTAGCTATAGAAAAAGATTGGATAAATATTATTAAAATAATACCTGATGAAATAGTATATCTAGATGCCTTGAATGGAGACAGGACTAAGCAAATCCTCAAGAACGATCAGGTCATAGAAAAGCAGGATAGAGTGCTATCTATGCATTAA
- a CDS encoding acetyl-CoA C-acetyltransferase — MREVVIVSAARTPFGKFGGTLKNFKAVELGSIAIKEALKRASITGDQVDEVIMGMVVPAGAGQVPGRQASILAGIPSEVPVFTINKVCGSALKAVTLAAQIIKSGDADIVVAGGMESMSNIPYISPNTRWGSKMGNVNLVDAMINDGLWCPENDVHMAVIGGQVAAEFDVSREAQDKWAYRSQMRWQKAEEENKFEDERVKVEIKSKKGTTIFEKDEFPRPETTLETLQNLPPVFSKDGSVTAGNAPGVNDGGSAVVVMSREKADALGLKPLAVIKDYAQVSQPSKYIATVPGLSIKKILDKNNMTVDDMDLIEINEAFAAVPLVSCKILGMDEETMDEKVNVNGSAVAVGHPIGASGARILMTLIYELKRQGKKKGVCAICSGMAQGDAVYVEVE, encoded by the coding sequence ATGAGAGAAGTTGTTATTGTAAGTGCAGCAAGAACGCCTTTTGGAAAATTTGGTGGTACTTTGAAGAATTTTAAAGCAGTTGAATTAGGATCTATTGCAATTAAAGAAGCTCTAAAGAGAGCTAGTATTACTGGGGATCAAGTAGATGAAGTTATAATGGGAATGGTAGTACCAGCAGGTGCAGGACAAGTTCCTGGAAGACAAGCTTCTATTCTTGCAGGTATTCCATCAGAGGTACCAGTATTCACAATCAATAAAGTATGCGGTTCTGCACTAAAGGCAGTTACTTTAGCTGCACAAATCATTAAATCAGGAGATGCGGACATAGTAGTAGCAGGTGGAATGGAAAGCATGAGTAATATACCTTACATTTCTCCTAATACAAGATGGGGAAGTAAAATGGGTAATGTAAACTTAGTGGATGCCATGATTAATGATGGCCTTTGGTGTCCGGAAAACGATGTCCATATGGCAGTAATAGGTGGACAAGTTGCAGCGGAATTTGATGTCTCAAGAGAAGCACAAGATAAGTGGGCATATAGAAGTCAAATGAGATGGCAAAAAGCAGAAGAAGAAAATAAGTTTGAAGATGAAAGAGTTAAAGTAGAGATTAAGAGCAAAAAAGGTACAACGATATTTGAAAAAGATGAATTTCCAAGACCTGAAACTACTTTAGAAACTTTACAAAATCTGCCTCCTGTTTTTTCAAAAGACGGCAGTGTTACAGCAGGAAATGCTCCAGGAGTAAATGATGGTGGTTCAGCAGTAGTTGTTATGTCAAGAGAAAAAGCAGATGCACTAGGTTTGAAACCACTAGCAGTTATAAAAGACTATGCTCAGGTATCACAACCATCAAAATATATAGCAACTGTTCCAGGATTGTCTATAAAGAAAATCTTAGATAAGAATAACATGACAGTTGACGATATGGATTTAATTGAAATAAATGAAGCTTTTGCAGCAGTGCCTTTAGTAAGCTGTAAGATTTTAGGAATGGACGAAGAAACAATGGATGAAAAGGTAAACGTCAATGGTTCAGCAGTAGCTGTAGGACATCCTATAGGAGCTTCAGGAGCTAGAATATTAATGACTCTTATATATGAATTAAAAAGACAAGGCAAGAAAAAAGGCGTATGTGCTATATGTAGTGGAATGGCCCAAGGAGATGCAGTTTACGTAGAAGTAGAATAG
- a CDS encoding TIGR00366 family protein has protein sequence MLKKVSNFLVKVVEKYMPDPYIFAAILTFVVYIAALIFTDSKPLGLIDAWSKGLWGLLVFTMQISIALVFSTAIIRTEPVDKMLKKVCKTARTPVRAYFLASFIAGIFSLLSWAAGLVVGAIMAKELAKNVKGCHYPLLVASGYSGFLIWHMGYTSSTALSIATPGHFLEGMIGIIPTSQTIFAPFNIITALALLILTPLLMSRLAPEKKEDIKEVDPAIFGDDELAATVVLDRSKMTFADKLENARIINLVLGIGAAIFMVRFFAKDGGLTMDSTNMSFLTIALLLNKTPRQFIDNCVEGGKSLGPIVMQFPLYGGIMGLMIDSGLATIISNAFVSISTVKTLPLFSLLSAGFINFFVPSGGSQWAVQGPIMMEAAKTMGADPARVAMAVAWGDQWTNMIQPFWALPLLAIANMKAKDIMGYCILALILGGIAFGLGITFIP, from the coding sequence ATGTTAAAGAAGGTTAGTAATTTTTTAGTTAAAGTTGTAGAGAAATACATGCCAGACCCATATATATTTGCAGCCATATTGACTTTTGTAGTATATATTGCAGCATTAATATTTACTGATTCAAAGCCACTGGGATTAATCGATGCTTGGTCCAAAGGACTTTGGGGACTTTTAGTATTTACTATGCAAATAAGTATTGCCCTTGTGTTTAGTACAGCAATTATAAGAACGGAACCAGTAGATAAAATGCTGAAGAAAGTATGTAAAACAGCTAGAACTCCAGTTAGAGCATATTTTCTTGCTAGCTTTATTGCAGGAATATTCTCTTTGCTATCATGGGCTGCAGGATTAGTAGTTGGAGCAATAATGGCTAAGGAACTAGCTAAAAACGTAAAAGGATGTCATTATCCATTACTAGTAGCATCAGGATATTCAGGATTTTTAATATGGCATATGGGATATACAAGTAGTACTGCACTAAGCATAGCTACACCTGGTCACTTCCTAGAGGGAATGATTGGAATAATCCCTACTTCACAAACAATATTTGCACCTTTTAACATAATAACTGCTTTAGCGCTTTTAATCTTAACTCCTCTTCTAATGAGCAGACTAGCTCCAGAAAAAAAGGAAGATATAAAAGAAGTAGATCCAGCTATATTTGGAGACGATGAGTTAGCAGCAACTGTAGTTCTTGATAGAAGTAAAATGACTTTTGCTGATAAACTAGAAAATGCAAGAATTATAAATTTAGTACTAGGAATTGGTGCAGCTATATTTATGGTTAGATTTTTCGCTAAGGACGGCGGTTTAACTATGGATAGTACTAATATGAGCTTTTTAACAATAGCATTATTGCTAAACAAAACACCTAGACAATTTATTGATAACTGCGTAGAGGGTGGAAAATCTCTTGGTCCAATAGTTATGCAGTTCCCTCTATATGGAGGAATAATGGGTCTTATGATAGATTCAGGATTAGCAACAATTATATCGAATGCATTTGTTTCAATATCTACAGTTAAAACATTGCCGCTATTTTCACTTTTAAGTGCAGGCTTTATAAATTTCTTTGTACCATCTGGTGGAAGCCAATGGGCAGTACAAGGACCTATAATGATGGAAGCAGCTAAAACAATGGGAGCTGATCCTGCTAGAGTAGCAATGGCAGTTGCATGGGGAGATCAATGGACTAATATGATACAGCCATTCTGGGCTTTGCCTTTACTTGCTATAGCTAATATGAAGGCAAAAGATATAATGGGATATTGTATATTGGCACTTATACTTGGGGGCATCGCCTTCGGTTTAGGAATTACATTCATACCTTAA